From the genome of Pseudomonas putida:
CCCGATCAAGTCTCACCTTGACTGGATCGTGCGGCTACCCAACGCGCAAAGTTGTCTGGATTGAGTAACGCTTTGACCCAGTATCGCTATCAAGACTTCCGAAAAGGCCGATAGATTGGAGGCTTAGTAGGAAAAATTGGAGTTAGATCATGGATTTCGGACTAAAAGGTAGGCGGGCACTGGTGACTGGCTCAACAGCAGGCATCGGGCTGGCCACCGCCCGCGCATTGGCAGCAGAGGGAGCCTCTGTCACGGTAAATGGCCGAACTCAGGCTCGCGTCGATAGCGCAGTGGATGCGCTGAAACGCGAACTTCCCGGCGCAATCATTACCGGGATTGTCGCCGACCTGAGCCGTAGCGAAGGCTGTGAGTTTCTGACAGGGGAACTTCCAGACATCGACGTTCTGGTCAACAACCTAGGCATCTTCGAGCCCAAACCATTCGAGCAGATTCCAGACGCGGACTGGATTCGTTTCTTCGAGACGAATGTGTTAAGTGGAGTCCGCCTATCGCGCCATTACGTGCAGGGAATGCGGGCGCGCAACTGGGGGCGCATCGTGTTCGTATCGAGCGAATCGGCCTTGCAGATTCCCGCCGAAATGATCCATTACGGCATGACCAAGACTGCGCAACTTGCCATTTCACGCGGGCTTGCAGAGACGCTCGTAGGCACCGACGTCACGGTCAACAGCGTGCTTCCCGGCCCGACTGCCTCCGAGGGCGTTGGCGGCTTTGTTGCCGAATTAGCTGCGAGCCGCGGCGTTGATGCCGCAACCGTGGAGCGTGAGTTCTTCGCAACGGCCCGCCCATCTTCGGTGCTTCAACGTCTTTCGACGCCGGATGAGGTTGCCGCGATGATTGCCTATGTCTGTAGCGCGCGCGCATCTGCAACGACAGGCGCCGCGCTTCGCGTTGATGGTGGCGTGGTGCGGGCAATCGCATGAGGGATGAGTCCCTTTCGGATCAGGCGGTCTTGGCTTGAGACCGACTACTGTCCCCCCTTGCAGAGTTGCCGACATTTCGTACACGTCATGGTGATGGTAAAGGCTGGCTCCCTGTCGAGAGCGAAGCCTTCCTCGCGCGCCAGCGACCGCAGGTGTTCACGCAATACTTGGTCTTCAATGAAAACCAGTCGCGCACCACAGTGACATCGCAGTGTGTCGTAGTGGGCGTTTAGCCCGTCCGGTTTGATGGCATAGAACGCGCGCCCATGTGCGCCTTCCGTGCGAACCAGCAGCCCAGCAATCCATAAATCATTCAGCGCACGGTAGATCGAGGCCGGCGTGAGGCTATCGAGTTGCGTGCTGAGGATGCGATACATCTGGCTGGCATCGAGACAGCTCGGCGTCGCCTTCTCCAGCGCGTTCAAGACACTGGTACGAGCGATCGTCGGTCGCAGTCGGCTCGCCGCCAATCGTTGTTCCTGAGACAACATCGGCGATCTGGTCACGGGACTGGCTGCTGCGGTGTGCTTCATCATGTGTTTGCCCGACGGCAGGTTCTTGCTGCCGAATGATGTAATCAGGTCAATGATCCGAGGTGGGTCATCGTGCGGTTCCATATCTGTATTCCTTCGCTATGCCGGATCTGCGGTTGTTTGTGACAATGCGGACGGGCGTGGCTAATGGTTGGTCTCGGACATGGGCGCGATGGTGGGGCCGCCACCGC
Proteins encoded in this window:
- a CDS encoding SDR family NAD(P)-dependent oxidoreductase produces the protein MDFGLKGRRALVTGSTAGIGLATARALAAEGASVTVNGRTQARVDSAVDALKRELPGAIITGIVADLSRSEGCEFLTGELPDIDVLVNNLGIFEPKPFEQIPDADWIRFFETNVLSGVRLSRHYVQGMRARNWGRIVFVSSESALQIPAEMIHYGMTKTAQLAISRGLAETLVGTDVTVNSVLPGPTASEGVGGFVAELAASRGVDAATVEREFFATARPSSVLQRLSTPDEVAAMIAYVCSARASATTGAALRVDGGVVRAIA
- a CDS encoding Fur family transcriptional regulator, yielding MEPHDDPPRIIDLITSFGSKNLPSGKHMMKHTAAASPVTRSPMLSQEQRLAASRLRPTIARTSVLNALEKATPSCLDASQMYRILSTQLDSLTPASIYRALNDLWIAGLLVRTEGAHGRAFYAIKPDGLNAHYDTLRCHCGARLVFIEDQVLREHLRSLAREEGFALDREPAFTITMTCTKCRQLCKGGQ